Proteins from a single region of Tepidimicrobium xylanilyticum:
- a CDS encoding DUF3795 domain-containing protein → MNRIVSYCGLICNDCPVFIATENNDLEQKIKLSQEYSSPNYKLSPEDINCTGCHADSKITFKFCNECEIRICGIKKGIDNCGYCEEYPCSKLDIPFKNSPQNKEILDQIREVSESCYE, encoded by the coding sequence ATGAATAGGATAGTTTCATATTGTGGGTTGATTTGTAACGATTGTCCAGTATTTATAGCTACAGAAAATAATGATTTAGAGCAAAAAATAAAGCTCTCTCAAGAATATTCGAGTCCTAACTATAAGCTTAGTCCGGAAGACATAAATTGTACTGGCTGTCATGCAGATTCTAAAATTACTTTTAAGTTTTGTAACGAATGTGAAATACGGATATGTGGAATTAAGAAGGGTATAGACAATTGTGGATATTGTGAGGAATATCCATGTTCAAAGCTAGATATTCCATTTAAAAATTCTCCTCAGAATAAGGAAATATTAGATCAAATAAGAGAAGTGAGTGAGAGCTGCTATGAATAA
- a CDS encoding GNAT family N-acetyltransferase — protein sequence MNAFSRDKDPLKIIFFMKNNEYVGFCTYVTYLSEDGKCLIVDYCIDAKYRNQNLGRQFFYLLKDQVIKEGGKYFALNLSNEDNQRFWQSLGFEKAYIDEYGEDVYICKINKYHLEISNKKVILRDFIESDIEDRIYWETVEREWQLWDAPWEKEEFNPDEYRQRMLKQLSQEKDVDRMRWGFQICINDASRKHIGWCNAYRIDDNFKYTQDDGHCTIGINIPDLSSRRKGYATAAWDLFIQYLFSKGIKDIYTQTWSGNIRVLGLMDKIEFEECNREINFRTVRGKLYDGLTLKLNKEKYYKFHEEFIKFIEG from the coding sequence ATGAATGCTTTTAGTCGAGATAAGGATCCATTAAAGATTATTTTCTTTATGAAAAACAATGAATATGTTGGATTTTGTACTTATGTAACCTATCTATCAGAGGATGGGAAATGTCTTATCGTTGATTATTGTATAGATGCTAAATATAGAAATCAAAACCTTGGTAGACAGTTTTTTTATCTTTTAAAAGACCAGGTCATTAAAGAAGGTGGGAAATACTTTGCCTTAAACTTATCCAATGAAGACAATCAGAGATTTTGGCAGTCCTTAGGATTTGAAAAAGCTTATATTGACGAATATGGAGAGGATGTTTACATTTGTAAAATTAATAAGTATCATTTAGAAATAAGCAATAAGAAGGTAATACTTAGGGATTTTATAGAATCTGATATAGAAGATAGGATATACTGGGAAACGGTAGAAAGGGAATGGCAATTGTGGGATGCACCCTGGGAAAAAGAAGAATTTAATCCAGACGAATATAGACAAAGAATGTTAAAACAGCTTTCACAAGAGAAAGATGTAGACAGAATGAGATGGGGCTTTCAGATATGCATCAATGATGCGTCAAGGAAGCATATTGGATGGTGCAATGCTTATCGTATTGATGATAACTTTAAATATACTCAAGATGATGGTCATTGCACAATTGGGATAAACATTCCTGACCTATCATCAAGAAGAAAAGGATATGCAACAGCAGCTTGGGATTTATTTATCCAATATTTATTTAGTAAAGGAATTAAGGATATTTATACACAGACATGGTCTGGTAATATAAGAGTACTTGGGCTAATGGACAAAATTGAATTTGAAGAATGTAATAGAGAAATCAATTTCAGAACTGTAAGAGGTAAATTATATGATGGTTTAACACTAAAATTAAACAAAGAGAAATATTATAAATTTCATGAAGAGTTCATAAAGTTCATAGAAGGTTAA